Genomic window (Armatimonadota bacterium):
ACCTGGAGTTGGCGCCGGTAACCGCCAAAGGGGACGACGGAGTACACGTCGTGGACTGTCTTGAGCCGATTGATCGCGGTGTTGTCGGCAAACTGCCGCACCTTCTCCATGGTCCAGCTTTGAGCAGCGTCTCCGCGGAGGGACAGAGTGAGGATCGGCAGGTTCAGCGGATCGATCGGCACGACCCAGGAGGGCTTGAGGTTAGCCCCGGTCGCGGGCAGGCTCGACTGCACGACGTTCATAAGGGACTGGATGTCCGTCACAGCCCTTTGCATGTTCGTCCCGTATGGGAATTCCAGCGTGACGATCGAGAAGCCGTCTTGGGAAGTGCTCCTGACGTAGCGCACCCCCTTCACGTTAATGAGCTGCTCTTCAATGGGTTTGGAGATGTACAGCTCCATCTCTTGCGACGAGAGGCCCGGCATCATCGTGACGACACCGACCATCGGGCTCTCCACGTAGGGGGCGAAGCGGCGCGGCATCCGCCCGATGGACATACCAGCTAGAGCGATCATCGCCACGAAGAAGGCGACGACCGCATAAGGGTGCTCTATCGACCATTGAGGGATCCGGTTCAGGCCGCTCTGAATCCGTTTCACTTTGGAACAGCCTTGCCCTTCAGCATGTTCATCGGGCACGTGAACTCCAGCTGCCTGCCCTGAGGCTGGGGCGGTATCTCGATGGTCACGGGCACGTTGAGAGGCAGTTCCTTGCGGATGCTCAGGCTTGGGAAGATGACTTCCGTCCCGCACGTCTCAGACGCCCTTCGAATGAAGGTGACCTTGAATGCTCGACCTGCCGGCACCTGGATCGATGGCGGCACATAACCGGCGTCCGTTATCTCGACCACTTGGGGCTTTCCATTAGTGGCGGCAACGGGTTGGGAAGGGGCACTGACCCTCGACCCCTCCACCAGGCTGGGCGGCGGGTCGTCCACCAAGAGCTCTCCCGAAGAAAGACCGCTGGACACCGGAACAAGACCTCCCGAGGCCGGACCGACCTGAACCTCCTTGCGGGAAACGGTGTACTCGCCGTTGGCCGAGGCTTTTGCGATCCAGGCATAGGATCTGTTGCCTTGGTCGGCTGTCTCCGTGAGGACGGCCGATGAGGGCACGACCACAGAGTCACGGACAGAACCGACCGTGATGTCCATCGCGAGGTATTGCCCGGGCTTGATCTTGCCACCGGTGTTCGGATAGAGCGCCTCGACGATCCCCGTCCGTGACGAGGGATCGAGTCCTGGAGACACGCTTGTGACAGTCGCCAACAGAGGGTGCTCTTCGTCGCCTCGACTGCGCACTGTGACGCGCGCTCCTGGGGCGATGCGGTCCAGGTCGGACTCCGGAACGTTCGCCTGGAGCCTGATCGGAGAGACTTGAGCGAGCTTGAGCACGGCCTGCCCAGGGGCAACGACCGTCCCCGGGCTGACGAGTCGCGAAGTCACCAGTCCATCGATGTTCGATTTCAGTTCAGCAAAGCCGCGCTGGGTCGTCGCTCCTCGCAGACTCGCGGCTGCTTCCGCGACTCCGGCAGCCGACTGTCCAACCTTGCTCTTTGACGCTTTGGCACCAGCCTCCGAAGTCCGGACGGCTGCTCGCTTGGCAGCAACGTTCGCTTGGGCTTGCTGGACTTTGCGGCCAGCTGCAGAAATCTCGGCGTCAGTCCGCTTGAGCATGGCCCTCGCCGACGAGACTGCAGACTGGGCCCGCCGGACGTTCTCTCGGGCCTTGTCGACCATCGCGCTCGACTTTCGAGCATCAGACTGCGACTTCTGCCATTCGTCTTTGGAGATCACCCCTTTTTCGAACAGAGCGCGCATTCGTTCCAGGTCTTGACGCTGGTACTCCTCGTCCGCCTGCGCAGCCGCAAGTTCCGCTTCCATCGACTTCACCTCTGCTTCTGCGGAGGTGACCTCGGACTCGGCGCTGCCACGGCCTTGCTGAGTGGCTTCGAGCATCGACCTCGCTTCAGCCAGCTCCCCTTCTGCCATGCTTGCCTCCGCCTTAGCCTGAGCGATCGAGCCAAGCGCCTGCTGGTACTCGAGCGCAGCTACATCGACCCCCTTCTGAGCCGTGTTGACTCCGGCTATCTTCTCACCCACCATGGGGTCGAGCTGAGAAGTGTCCAGCCTGGCCAAGACCTGCCCTTTGCGAACCCTGTCGCCGACATAGACTGGCATCGCCACGATGGCGCCGGTCACACGGGGCACAACGTCTTGCTCGACGAAGCCGACGGCTTGTCCAGAGTAACTGACAGTCGGGGCAAACTCCTTCAGCTCTGCTTTGACCAAGCGGACGGGGATCACGCCCTCCGGAGCGGGCGCGTTCATCTCCATGACTTGAGCCTCGATCGGGGTCATTGCTCCTTCGCGCCGCTGCGTCTTGACCGCCCAGACTGCGATGGCCAGGGCCGCGCCAAGGACGAGGAGCGAAAGGAGGACCTGCCTCGTGAAGAGAGACTTTGCGTGGACTCGTTGACCAGACTTTCGGATCCGAACGACGACAAAGACGAGTGCAGCGGCCACCAAGAGCCAAGGCCAAAGTGACAGCAGGTTGAAGCCACCCCCTGCCCTCTCCGTGTCCTCACCTGTCGACAACGGCAATACTGTCTTGCCACTCCCTTGCGGCCCTTCAATCTCGATCGTGGCCTCGTAAGCTCCGCCCATAGCGAAGACTGCAGGGGCGGTGTACTCTCCTCCGGAAGATCCAGGAGTCGCAAGCTGCTCTCGCTCTCCCATGGACATCCCAGGCATCTTCGCAAGGGTCTTGATCGTGGCCCCACTGACCGGTTTGCCGGATTGGTCAGTGACCTTGATGAGCAAGGTCGCCCTCCCAACTGGGACGACGGCAGGCTCTGTCCGAAGGTCGACACGGTAAGGTCCAGCGACGCCTTGGACTGCCGAGGCGAAGCATGCCAACGCGCATGCTAGGAAGCCGCAGATGGTTTTCATTGCTTGCCCCCAGCGGCTCTCATGAGTCGGGCTCTGGCCAGTGCCAGTTCAAAGTTCGCGCGCGATAGGTCGGACCGCGCCTGCGTCAGCGCCTGCAGCGCGTCAAGCTGTTCCACCAAAATGCTTTTGCCCACTGCGACGCGTTCGGATACGACTTCGTACGCGCTTTCGGCCGCCTTGGTCGAAGCTTCAGCCGACGCAACGTTTGAGTCTGCGGCTTGGACATCGACGAATGCCTGCCGCACCTCCTTCTCGACCGCTAGCTCCGCGCTCCTTAGCTGGGCTTCAGCTTTGGACTTCATGGCTTTCGCCTGTCTCGTTTCTGCCGCAATACGGCCGCCGTCGAAGACGGGCAGACTGACAGTGAGTCCGGCATTGAGCCCGCCCATGCCGGTCTGGTTGGTAGCGTCAGCCATCGCGACCCCGTAGACCTGTGGGAGGCTTTGGCTCCGCGCGGCTCGCACTTCTGCCTCGGCTGAGGCTGTCCGGGCACGGGCTGCGACGATTGTTCCTCGAGACTGCTTACCTATGCGAAGGGCTTCGTCCAAAGTCAGCACGACGCTTGGTCCCCCTTGCACGCCGACCACAATGTCCTCACTCAGGTCGGCCCCCATTGCCTCCTTCAAATCGAGGTCGGCTTTTGTCCGCTCAGCCTTGGCAAGGGTGACTTCCCGCTCTGCCGCAGCCATTTCCGCAGTCGCGCGGTTGACGGCCGCCTCGATCCCTTTGCCGGCTTCGAGCTGCGCGCGGGTGTTCTTGACCAACTCCTTGGCCGCGACCACTTTGGAGTCGGCCACGCCGACCATCTGGTCTGCCAAGACGACCTTGTAGAACGCCTCTGTCACCCGGAGATCTAGGTCGGCCCTCGCCTCTGACAGTTCTCCAAGTGCCGCCTTTGCCAGCCAATTCGCCGCTTGGGCCATCGACCATTGACGGCTCGCGAACAAGGGGACCATGAGCATGAGGTTGCCGTCGAAGAAGGTGCCGGGGGCGGTCGCCATCAGCGCCTGGGGATCAACCATCGGAGAGGAGCCAAGGATGCTCGCCTCGTTGCCCGTCGTTCCAAAGCCGTTCGCCGACACCTGGGGCAGGCTCCTGGCAGAAACCGACCTTGATGCTTGGAGGGTTGCTTCGGCTTCGGCGACGGATGCCTTGAGCACCGGACTGTGCGTGCGAGCTCGGGCTATGGCGTCGTCGAGAGTCAGACGGGTCTGGCCAAGTGCCGCGCAGGTCGCCAAGGCGAGAATGAGGATCGTAGTCGACCTCACGGAGCCACCACCTTCCGCTGGGCTTCAGTCAGCAGCGCGGTCGCCTGAGCCCAACTTCGTGATCGCATCGAATCGTATTCGTTGGACAGCCTGCTGTAGTCCATCATGGACGCTTGGACTTGGTCGAGCCGTCCTCGGCTGGGCGCGAAACCGTCCATGGCCGCGAGCAACCGGCTCTTCTCGAGTTGCCATTTCGTCCCGATGTCGTTGATGGCGCGCCGCTGCGAAGCCGACAAAGTGATCCTCGGATCGCTCAATAAGCTCGATGGCTCTGGCTTCCAAAGCGCTTTGGCCGGGCTTGGCAGTGCGCCAGCGTGGACGCCGCGGGCCGGCTGTGACTGCCAAGATCCGAAGCCCACGATCGCCAGCGCCGCGAAGGCCGCTACGATTGTTCCCGGCCCGAACAGCCTGGTTTTTCGGTGGCACGCACAGGACGCTGCGCCGCACGCGCCTCTTTTCTGAAAGTTTGAAATAGTCTTCCTCGAGTTCTGGTCGGTGCCGCCCCTCCGCGACGCAGAGGGAGGCCAGGGCGAGAACTAGGAAGCAGGAGGCGCACGAAGGCCGTGAGCGCGCTCGTCCGGCGGACGAATGCGGGGAACGATCAGATGGATCGAAGGTACGGGAGCGGCTAACGGCACGCTCGGGAGAGGGCTAGCGGCCGGGCTGAGGGCCGCGGGCGCCTCGACCTCAGCCGTAGATTGAACTGCCTTGAGCGCCTGGTGGTTGTCGTTTGCAGCCACCTTGCACTCGGGTGCCTTCATGGACAGCTTGGCGCCCGTGTCTTTCGCGGCCGGGTTGTTCGCCGGAGCCTCGGCGCAACAGGCACAGCCTGGAGCCATGGTCACGGGGCAAACCTTCGTTGGCGCGGCCGGCAACTTCTGGGGTGCTTCGGGGCAGACGCAGGTCAGTAACCCAGTGCCCGTCTGTGAAACGAGCACCGCAACGGCCAGAAAGAGCTTGCCGATGATGCCCACCACTCTTACGACGAGTATAGCGGTCATTTCGCACCCATGGCCCAGCCATCCCCTCAGAAGGCGATCCCCAGACCGGGCATGTCCACCGCGAACTCTCTCACCCCTGCTCCACGGTCACCGGTCAGATCCCGGGAGGCTGTGGAACCGAACACGCGAGAGTGGGCGGCTTTGCCGGGGCCAGCGGCGGTTTCAGCCGGTTGCACCGGTCATAACTCCCACGGCACGCTTGCAGTTCTGACTGGATCCATTGGCCCTGCGGGCTCGTAGCCCAAACTGTAGCCCAGAAGCAGCTACTAACTCAACCGAAAACCCCGCTCAGGTCCGGGTTTCTACCTATAATCGGATACAATCAGGTAGACGGTGCCTTTCCCGCGCACCATTGCCTTTTCGGTTCTTAAATCTGTTTTCTTCGCTCGAAGACCTGCGGCAGACCCG
Coding sequences:
- a CDS encoding efflux RND transporter periplasmic adaptor subunit — translated: MKTICGFLACALACFASAVQGVAGPYRVDLRTEPAVVPVGRATLLIKVTDQSGKPVSGATIKTLAKMPGMSMGEREQLATPGSSGGEYTAPAVFAMGGAYEATIEIEGPQGSGKTVLPLSTGEDTERAGGGFNLLSLWPWLLVAAALVFVVVRIRKSGQRVHAKSLFTRQVLLSLLVLGAALAIAVWAVKTQRREGAMTPIEAQVMEMNAPAPEGVIPVRLVKAELKEFAPTVSYSGQAVGFVEQDVVPRVTGAIVAMPVYVGDRVRKGQVLARLDTSQLDPMVGEKIAGVNTAQKGVDVAALEYQQALGSIAQAKAEASMAEGELAEARSMLEATQQGRGSAESEVTSAEAEVKSMEAELAAAQADEEYQRQDLERMRALFEKGVISKDEWQKSQSDARKSSAMVDKARENVRRAQSAVSSARAMLKRTDAEISAAGRKVQQAQANVAAKRAAVRTSEAGAKASKSKVGQSAAGVAEAAASLRGATTQRGFAELKSNIDGLVTSRLVSPGTVVAPGQAVLKLAQVSPIRLQANVPESDLDRIAPGARVTVRSRGDEEHPLLATVTSVSPGLDPSSRTGIVEALYPNTGGKIKPGQYLAMDITVGSVRDSVVVPSSAVLTETADQGNRSYAWIAKASANGEYTVSRKEVQVGPASGGLVPVSSGLSSGELLVDDPPPSLVEGSRVSAPSQPVAATNGKPQVVEITDAGYVPPSIQVPAGRAFKVTFIRRASETCGTEVIFPSLSIRKELPLNVPVTIEIPPQPQGRQLEFTCPMNMLKGKAVPK
- a CDS encoding TolC family protein, producing MRSTTILILALATCAALGQTRLTLDDAIARARTHSPVLKASVAEAEATLQASRSVSARSLPQVSANGFGTTGNEASILGSSPMVDPQALMATAPGTFFDGNLMLMVPLFASRQWSMAQAANWLAKAALGELSEARADLDLRVTEAFYKVVLADQMVGVADSKVVAAKELVKNTRAQLEAGKGIEAAVNRATAEMAAAEREVTLAKAERTKADLDLKEAMGADLSEDIVVGVQGGPSVVLTLDEALRIGKQSRGTIVAARARTASAEAEVRAARSQSLPQVYGVAMADATNQTGMGGLNAGLTVSLPVFDGGRIAAETRQAKAMKSKAEAQLRSAELAVEKEVRQAFVDVQAADSNVASAEASTKAAESAYEVVSERVAVGKSILVEQLDALQALTQARSDLSRANFELALARARLMRAAGGKQ